From a single Chitinophaga sp. Cy-1792 genomic region:
- a CDS encoding sigma-70 family RNA polymerase sigma factor, whose translation MRNNEQIKSLFERVCNDDMRAYNELYIALCKQLLHFSAAIVSSFHLAEEVVSDVFIMLWQKRHQLTHVENPMVYLYVATKNFSLNTLQQHKRHLHASLELLDTSAIWIAPDAESGMISAEVQQKMETAIRSLPARCQLIFRLVKHDQLSYRTVAELLDISPKTVDAQLAIAVKKVTQAVRFDLSGELAQSYLHLDL comes from the coding sequence ATGAGGAACAATGAGCAGATTAAATCTCTTTTTGAAAGGGTCTGCAATGATGATATGCGGGCATATAATGAACTGTATATCGCGTTATGCAAACAATTACTTCATTTTTCCGCCGCGATCGTATCCTCATTCCATCTTGCGGAGGAAGTTGTATCCGATGTATTCATCATGCTCTGGCAGAAGCGGCACCAGCTGACGCATGTTGAGAATCCTATGGTATACCTGTATGTAGCCACCAAGAATTTTTCACTGAACACATTACAGCAGCATAAGCGCCACCTTCATGCGAGTCTGGAACTCCTGGATACATCCGCGATATGGATAGCACCGGATGCAGAGAGCGGCATGATATCAGCAGAAGTACAGCAGAAAATGGAGACGGCTATACGTAGTTTGCCTGCCCGCTGTCAGCTGATATTCCGGCTTGTAAAGCACGACCAGCTCAGTTACCGTACTGTGGCTGAATTGCTGGATATCTCCCCAAAAACTGTAGATGCACAGCTGGCCATTGCTGTGAAGAAAGTAACCCAGGCAGTTCGCTTTGATCTCTCCGGCGAACTCGCTCAATCCTACCTTCATCTTGATTTATAA
- a CDS encoding FecR family protein: MDQERLYHLLAREIANELTHAEVEELQHLLQQYPDASYIREIFMRPWKEASSQQEPENMLAKHLQRLEQSSPLALQEEEVPVATRGRGRIVRILAIAAGFSLVIALSWKLLYQKAAAPQPQYAVSEKTRSKLLLPDGSTVWLNAHSKLSYPKTFAAGEPRIVQLEGEAFFDVVADAARPFRVQTKSFTILVLGTSFNVRAYDGEDSAVTSLVQGAIQVQLDKAGKQLVALRPNEKLTVPANLFDESDKPAKETDTRKIQVPVYKQQLTTVKDSVLSETAWVTNKLAFKHLELEKVAAMLGQWYNVEIGFRNEQRKQLYFTGVFETNNINDVLEALATTNSFTYTIDSNGKIWIQ, translated from the coding sequence ATGGACCAGGAAAGATTGTATCACCTGTTGGCCAGGGAAATTGCCAATGAACTTACGCACGCCGAGGTGGAGGAATTGCAGCATTTATTGCAGCAATATCCGGATGCATCCTACATCCGGGAGATCTTTATGCGGCCATGGAAAGAGGCTTCCTCACAGCAGGAACCGGAAAATATGCTGGCGAAACATTTACAGCGACTGGAGCAATCCTCTCCGCTGGCATTACAGGAGGAAGAGGTACCTGTTGCAACACGCGGCCGCGGGCGTATTGTTCGTATCCTGGCAATTGCAGCCGGCTTTTCACTCGTGATAGCACTGAGCTGGAAACTGCTATATCAAAAGGCTGCTGCACCACAGCCGCAGTATGCCGTCTCTGAAAAGACGCGCTCAAAACTCTTATTGCCGGATGGTTCTACTGTATGGCTGAATGCACACAGTAAACTGTCGTACCCTAAAACCTTTGCTGCCGGCGAACCTCGCATTGTACAGCTGGAAGGTGAGGCCTTTTTTGATGTGGTAGCAGATGCTGCCAGGCCTTTCAGGGTGCAAACGAAATCCTTTACCATATTGGTACTGGGAACTTCCTTTAATGTAAGGGCCTATGACGGGGAAGACAGCGCAGTGACTTCACTGGTACAGGGTGCTATCCAGGTGCAGCTGGACAAAGCCGGCAAACAACTGGTGGCATTACGCCCCAATGAAAAGCTGACAGTACCTGCCAACCTCTTTGATGAATCTGATAAGCCAGCTAAAGAGACGGATACAAGGAAAATACAGGTACCTGTTTACAAACAGCAGCTCACAACCGTAAAAGACAGCGTCCTGTCGGAAACAGCCTGGGTAACAAATAAACTGGCATTTAAACACCTTGAACTGGAAAAAGTAGCAGCTATGCTCGGGCAGTGGTACAACGTGGAAATTGGCTTCAGAAATGAGCAGCGTAAGCAATTATATTTTACCGGCGTATTCGAAACAAACAATATAAATGATGTCTTGGAAGCACTTGCCACTACCAATTCATTTACCTACACGATCGATTCAAATGGGAAAATCTGGATACAGTAG
- a CDS encoding SusC/RagA family TonB-linked outer membrane protein, translating to MKFFTLFTTVVCLHVSASVHSQSKITLKLSQVQLEKALATLEKNSSYRFVYNDDNLPLHLKVSVNAEDLSVDKVLDLLLNNTALRYRMMPGNIIVIAPAAVVSKDILVKGKVVNTAGESLPGVTVRLKNTAIGVTTDVKGGFELKVPENAVLVLSYVGFDQQEVSLNGREQVTVTMEASKNSMEEVIVVGYGTQKKINVTGAIDQISGKQLAERPIANIAQALQGVSAGLNITYKGGAPGQVPKINIRGFTSINDNTNAPLIIIDGITAATDDILRLNPQDIASISVLRDAASAAIYGARAAFGVLLITTKNGTPGGRQSVSYSNYFARSKRTVLPEPVTDPYIFSRVLETSTNNTPWDYVNFSDEYYKWAKERSDNPSLPDTRIDPSDPTKWAYMGSNNWNNYFFSKTNPSQYHSITLSGSAETAKKMPISYLLSADYTQENGLNKLAKDTWDRFGLRNKINIKPLSWLQVDNNLSIYQTKADAPAYNITDVYYLQPTQVAVNPDGTWGNNAAGRLAAQLTDGGRSTQTRFGFQNVIRGIASFLNNDLQLTADASFKRELWQYHTDNRKYKIGYGPDDIREEGGTGSVAENNGTVAQDVYDLYANYHKTLHKDHKITLLAGFNQESYIWSLVNVKRVGVISSSLPYLGLTNGDATTGVDYQTYAVRGYFGRINYTFKDRYIIEGNGRYDGSSRFPSTNRWGFFPSVSAAWIASEEDFIKNISRQLSTLKFRASYGSLGNQNVSNYGYIQTIKTGTSGYLIGGNANQTIATGAPQLNVDPSSYTWEKVVTTNIGTDFGLFDNRITGTFDYFVRNTLGMLTKGVELPGVLGTTPPAQNAADLSTRGWELTLSYRNTVNVMRDPLSFGIKVFVSDDKTKITRFKNDQQLLSSYRVGQTLGEIWGLTNDGMFRSKDEIKKLDESAIIPWGALDIVEGWPKYKDLNGDGKIEQGTTAKDPKDLSIIGNSSPRYRFGVNLDATWKGFDISVFLQGIAKMDFYPHHYLFWGPYQQPYANVYPWNLDFYRGQADDPGLRAQHSQSYIKAGLADANPNSYFPVLQSWLADNNYKSGLDIPQTKYMLNAAYLRIKNVTIGYTLPQSLTKRYRISRLRVFVSGENIFEFSAIKKYLDPESITDGYGWEYPYQRKYAAGINLDL from the coding sequence ATGAAGTTTTTTACGCTGTTCACAACGGTTGTGTGTTTGCATGTCAGTGCCAGTGTTCATTCCCAGTCTAAGATCACGCTGAAACTCTCACAGGTACAGCTGGAAAAGGCGTTGGCTACGCTGGAAAAGAATAGCAGTTATCGTTTTGTATACAACGATGACAATCTTCCATTGCACCTGAAAGTATCTGTCAATGCGGAAGACCTTTCCGTCGATAAGGTGCTGGACCTCCTGCTAAACAATACCGCACTGCGCTACCGGATGATGCCGGGAAATATTATTGTAATTGCCCCTGCGGCGGTTGTCAGTAAAGACATACTGGTAAAAGGAAAGGTAGTGAATACAGCCGGGGAGTCATTACCCGGAGTTACCGTTCGTCTGAAAAATACGGCTATCGGCGTTACTACTGATGTAAAGGGTGGTTTTGAACTGAAAGTTCCTGAAAATGCAGTGCTGGTTTTATCCTATGTAGGCTTCGATCAGCAGGAAGTTTCCCTGAATGGCCGGGAGCAGGTCACTGTTACTATGGAGGCTTCCAAAAACTCTATGGAAGAGGTGATCGTTGTAGGGTACGGTACGCAGAAAAAGATAAATGTTACCGGCGCCATCGACCAGATTTCCGGTAAGCAGCTGGCAGAAAGGCCTATCGCCAATATAGCGCAGGCGCTGCAGGGCGTGAGTGCCGGTCTGAATATCACCTATAAGGGCGGGGCTCCGGGACAGGTGCCGAAAATCAATATCCGTGGTTTTACTTCTATCAATGACAATACCAACGCCCCACTGATTATTATCGACGGGATTACCGCTGCCACAGATGATATCCTCCGTCTGAACCCGCAGGATATTGCCTCTATTTCTGTACTGAGAGATGCCGCTTCCGCTGCTATCTATGGTGCCCGTGCTGCCTTCGGTGTGTTGCTGATTACTACCAAAAACGGAACGCCTGGCGGCCGCCAGAGCGTGAGCTACAGTAATTATTTTGCAAGATCAAAAAGAACGGTTCTGCCGGAACCGGTGACGGACCCTTATATCTTCTCCAGGGTACTGGAAACATCTACCAATAATACTCCCTGGGATTATGTAAACTTCTCCGATGAATACTATAAATGGGCTAAAGAAAGATCAGATAATCCTTCGCTGCCGGATACCCGTATAGATCCGAGTGATCCGACAAAATGGGCCTACATGGGCAGCAACAACTGGAATAATTATTTCTTCAGTAAAACAAATCCTTCCCAGTACCATAGTATCACTTTAAGCGGCTCTGCGGAAACAGCGAAGAAAATGCCGATTTCTTACCTGTTGTCTGCTGACTATACACAAGAAAATGGGTTAAATAAATTAGCAAAAGATACCTGGGATCGCTTTGGTCTTCGCAACAAGATCAATATCAAACCACTTAGCTGGTTGCAGGTAGATAATAACCTGAGTATTTATCAGACAAAAGCAGATGCGCCTGCATATAATATCACTGATGTTTATTATCTGCAACCTACACAGGTAGCCGTAAATCCTGATGGTACCTGGGGTAATAACGCAGCCGGCAGACTGGCAGCACAGCTGACAGATGGTGGACGTAGTACACAAACACGTTTTGGTTTTCAGAATGTGATCAGGGGCATTGCTTCTTTCCTGAACAATGATCTGCAACTGACTGCTGATGCTAGCTTCAAACGCGAGTTGTGGCAGTACCACACCGATAACCGCAAATACAAAATAGGTTATGGCCCGGACGATATCCGTGAAGAAGGCGGTACCGGCTCTGTTGCAGAGAATAACGGTACCGTTGCACAGGATGTCTATGACCTGTACGCCAACTATCATAAAACACTGCATAAAGATCACAAGATTACACTGCTGGCAGGTTTTAACCAGGAAAGCTATATCTGGAGCCTTGTAAATGTGAAACGGGTAGGTGTTATCTCTTCTTCCCTTCCTTACCTCGGACTCACTAACGGTGACGCCACTACGGGAGTAGATTACCAGACATATGCCGTACGTGGTTACTTTGGCAGGATAAACTATACGTTCAAAGACCGTTACATCATTGAAGGAAATGGCCGCTATGACGGTTCTTCCAGGTTCCCTTCCACTAACCGCTGGGGCTTCTTCCCTTCTGTTTCCGCTGCCTGGATCGCCAGTGAAGAAGATTTTATCAAGAATATTTCCCGTCAGCTGTCCACGCTGAAATTCAGGGCTTCCTATGGTAGTCTGGGAAATCAGAATGTGAGCAACTACGGTTATATACAAACGATCAAGACCGGTACTTCCGGTTACCTGATTGGTGGTAATGCCAACCAGACTATCGCAACAGGTGCCCCTCAACTGAACGTTGACCCTTCTTCCTATACCTGGGAAAAAGTAGTAACTACCAACATTGGTACTGATTTCGGCCTGTTCGATAACCGTATCACGGGAACATTCGACTATTTCGTGCGCAACACATTAGGTATGCTGACGAAAGGCGTAGAACTGCCTGGCGTATTAGGAACCACACCACCGGCACAGAATGCCGCCGACCTCTCTACCAGGGGATGGGAACTGACGTTGAGCTATCGTAACACGGTGAATGTAATGCGTGATCCGTTGAGTTTTGGTATTAAAGTTTTTGTTTCAGATGATAAAACAAAAATCACCCGTTTTAAAAATGACCAGCAGTTACTGAGCAGTTACCGCGTAGGACAAACACTGGGTGAAATCTGGGGCCTTACCAACGATGGCATGTTCAGAAGTAAGGATGAAATCAAGAAACTGGACGAAAGCGCTATCATACCATGGGGAGCACTTGATATTGTGGAAGGATGGCCTAAATACAAAGACCTTAATGGTGATGGAAAAATTGAACAGGGTACTACCGCCAAAGATCCGAAAGATCTCAGCATCATCGGCAACAGCAGTCCGCGTTATCGTTTTGGTGTAAACCTGGATGCAACCTGGAAAGGATTTGATATTTCCGTATTCCTGCAAGGTATTGCCAAAATGGATTTCTATCCACATCATTATCTCTTCTGGGGCCCTTACCAGCAGCCTTATGCGAATGTTTACCCATGGAACCTTGACTTTTACCGCGGTCAGGCAGATGATCCGGGATTACGTGCCCAGCATTCCCAGTCCTATATCAAGGCGGGACTTGCAGATGCCAATCCCAATTCCTATTTCCCGGTACTGCAGTCATGGCTGGCAGATAACAACTATAAATCCGGCCTGGATATACCACAAACAAAATATATGCTGAATGCAGCCTATCTCCGCATCAAGAATGTAACGATAGGATATACACTGCCGCAATCGCTCACCAAACGCTATCGTATCTCGCGTTTACGTGTATTCGTTTCCGGTGAGAACATCTTTGAGTTCTCTGCCATCAAAAAATACCTCGATCCGGAGTCTATTACCGATGGTTATGGATGGGAATACCCTTACCAGCGTAAATATGCAGCAGGTATCAATCTTGACCTGTAA
- a CDS encoding RagB/SusD family nutrient uptake outer membrane protein → MKKISIFIIAGIMVAGTACKKSFLDRYPQDAISPQLFFKTEEDLALYVNGMLTLPGTGIYYDDQSSDNMATTAAIEVKSVMTGSPSSQTLTSGWDWSRLRNLNYFLANYNGAAVTQDVKDHYVGLVRYYRALFYFGMVRRYSDVPWYGTPINPSDTALLYKARDPRALVVDSIMADLSFAASHIRSSVPSGTPNAWAAKALFARIALYEATWRRYHPELNLQSTAGRFLDSALLVTQDIMNNGGFSIYNTGKPDQDYAALFNSQDLMSNKEMILVHPYDASKSVSSGGTGTVFGDYEQSPARDLVQTYLMDDGTRFTDQPGYAQMQFVQEFQHRDRRMAQTLAAPGFIKAGDTKPYIQRLNKNFSGYHQVKGLTNSTDAILNGSVDVPAYRYAETLLIYAEAKAEQGTLTQADLDKSVNLLRARVQLPAMNLATVTGNIDVTQAAAYPDVSGAMKGAILEIRRERRVELAMEGFRYDDLMRWHAGSLLTRQPEGIYFPGLGKYDLTGDGIPDIILIDKAVEIPTDDQKEKNSLGVNLIYYRAGSFGDNVTVYMKNGTSGGALVTDVTPRTFLDPKYYYRPIPYAQLVLNPNLKQIFDWK, encoded by the coding sequence ATGAAAAAAATTTCCATCTTTATAATTGCCGGCATCATGGTGGCCGGCACGGCATGTAAAAAATCTTTTCTCGACAGATATCCACAGGATGCGATCTCTCCGCAGTTATTTTTTAAAACAGAGGAAGATCTGGCATTATATGTAAATGGAATGTTGACACTTCCTGGTACTGGTATTTATTATGATGACCAGTCCAGCGATAATATGGCCACCACTGCCGCTATTGAAGTCAAGTCAGTGATGACTGGCAGCCCGTCTTCGCAGACGCTTACCAGTGGCTGGGACTGGAGTCGCTTACGTAATCTCAACTACTTCCTGGCAAATTATAACGGCGCCGCAGTAACGCAGGATGTGAAGGACCATTATGTAGGTTTAGTGAGATATTACCGTGCACTGTTTTATTTTGGTATGGTACGCCGTTATTCGGATGTGCCCTGGTATGGTACACCTATCAATCCGTCTGATACTGCTTTGCTGTATAAGGCACGTGATCCGCGTGCATTGGTGGTAGATAGTATCATGGCAGACCTTAGCTTTGCTGCTTCACATATCCGTAGTTCGGTTCCTTCCGGTACGCCCAATGCATGGGCAGCAAAAGCACTGTTTGCACGTATTGCACTCTACGAGGCTACCTGGCGCAGATATCATCCTGAATTAAACCTGCAATCTACTGCCGGCCGCTTCCTGGACTCCGCACTCCTCGTTACGCAGGATATCATGAATAATGGCGGTTTCAGTATCTACAATACCGGCAAGCCTGATCAGGATTATGCCGCGTTGTTCAACAGCCAGGACCTGATGTCCAATAAAGAAATGATCCTGGTGCATCCCTATGATGCGTCGAAATCAGTTAGCAGCGGTGGTACCGGTACGGTATTCGGTGACTACGAACAATCTCCTGCCCGCGACCTGGTGCAAACTTACCTGATGGATGATGGTACGCGTTTTACTGACCAGCCAGGATATGCACAGATGCAATTTGTACAGGAGTTTCAGCACCGCGACCGCCGTATGGCGCAAACGCTTGCTGCGCCAGGGTTTATAAAAGCAGGTGATACAAAGCCTTATATCCAGCGACTGAATAAAAACTTCTCCGGATACCATCAGGTAAAAGGATTGACCAATAGTACAGATGCTATTCTTAACGGAAGCGTAGATGTGCCGGCATACCGCTACGCGGAAACGTTGCTGATCTATGCAGAGGCAAAAGCAGAACAGGGAACGCTTACGCAGGCTGACCTGGACAAGTCTGTAAACCTGCTGCGTGCAAGGGTACAGCTGCCTGCTATGAACCTCGCCACCGTAACCGGCAACATTGATGTAACACAGGCAGCAGCATATCCCGATGTTAGTGGCGCAATGAAAGGTGCTATCCTTGAAATACGCCGGGAGAGAAGAGTAGAGCTGGCGATGGAAGGTTTCCGATATGATGATCTTATGAGATGGCATGCCGGTTCATTACTGACACGTCAGCCGGAAGGAATATACTTTCCGGGACTGGGTAAATATGACCTGACCGGTGATGGCATTCCTGATATTATCCTCATTGATAAGGCGGTGGAAATCCCTACTGATGACCAGAAAGAGAAGAATAGTCTGGGTGTAAACCTGATCTATTACCGTGCCGGCAGTTTCGGAGATAACGTTACCGTATATATGAAAAACGGTACTTCAGGTGGAGCACTGGTAACAGATGTTACGCCACGTACTTTCCTGGACCCGAAATATTACTATCGTCCGATACCATATGCACAGTTGGTGCTGAATCCTAATCTCAAACAAATATTTGACTGGAAGTAG
- a CDS encoding metallophosphoesterase, producing the protein MNRRQIIRGGGLLAAASLLAPAVKAVVPATKRKPVLTIAHITDVHIRPDENAPERYRQCLAAVKKHGVDFILNGGDSIFDASYDDVKRERVTELWSIWDRCMETIKPMEVYSCLGNHDMWWKAPSREDEMYGKPYVVKRLNIPARYYSFTKKGWHFVILDGNNDNISLDEEQYKWLENDLQLLAPGTPVLLMSHYPILGVTPSLVGGGHGDHVRLKNLFYQHKDKVKICLSGHNHLADNAVYNGIRYCCNGAMSGFWWGKGDKDSAGPGCYYETPPGYAILRLYEDGQVENEYIPHGI; encoded by the coding sequence ATGAACAGAAGACAGATAATCAGGGGAGGCGGCCTTCTTGCGGCAGCTTCCCTGCTGGCGCCGGCGGTGAAAGCCGTAGTGCCTGCAACGAAACGTAAGCCGGTGCTTACCATCGCACATATAACGGATGTGCATATACGCCCGGATGAAAATGCGCCTGAGCGTTATAGACAGTGCCTTGCTGCTGTTAAGAAGCACGGCGTAGATTTTATTCTCAATGGTGGAGATTCCATCTTCGATGCTTCCTACGATGATGTTAAGAGAGAGCGTGTAACGGAGTTGTGGAGTATATGGGACCGCTGCATGGAAACCATTAAACCGATGGAAGTATACAGCTGCCTGGGGAATCATGATATGTGGTGGAAAGCGCCTTCCAGGGAAGATGAGATGTACGGAAAACCATACGTAGTAAAGCGTTTGAATATTCCTGCACGCTATTACAGCTTTACTAAAAAAGGCTGGCATTTCGTTATCCTGGATGGTAACAACGATAATATCTCACTGGATGAAGAGCAGTATAAGTGGCTGGAAAACGACCTGCAACTGTTAGCGCCGGGTACGCCTGTGTTGCTGATGTCGCATTACCCAATACTGGGTGTAACGCCTTCATTGGTAGGAGGCGGACATGGTGATCATGTGCGGTTGAAAAACCTGTTTTATCAGCATAAAGATAAAGTGAAGATTTGCCTCAGTGGGCATAATCATCTGGCTGATAATGCTGTTTACAACGGTATCAGGTATTGCTGTAATGGCGCTATGTCGGGCTTCTGGTGGGGGAAAGGTGATAAGGATTCTGCGGGGCCGGGCTGCTATTATGAAACACCGCCGGGTTATGCAATCCTGCGATTGTATGAAGACGGGCAGGTTGAAAATGAATACATCCCGCACGGGATTTAA
- a CDS encoding S9 family peptidase gives MRKFVLGTVLMGSALSTYAQQPSKKPLDHSVYDGWESAGTKIISNDGQWVAYTINPQEGDGRLVLRDRKTGKDLVIPRGALPVITEDSKFLVASIKPPFKETRDAKIKKKKPAEMPKDSLAVVDLATGDIKKFADVKSFKTPAKGSGLLAFLTESPAADTTHGKHPKPAKKADDDRADDDKAGDKAAESGRLIIRQLLTGAQDTIKNAGAYAISKPGNNILIAINSDKKDSLSRTGVLLWHNATRKADTLSRGYGDYKQFSFDEKGLQAAYFATRDSAKSLQQFYALYYYKPGMDSAVIAVDKGNSAIPAKWTISQHSNINFSKDDQRVFFGTAPILPPKDTNIVDFEVAKVDIWNYKDDYLQPMQLKNADKELKRSYAAVYYPAAKRMVQLGDKDLETILTTDEGNSNYALGYTDKGERVQMQWLGRTLKTAYLVNVNDGSRKLIKNKLDGQYHISSKGKYVLWYDMQERNWWSYNNATGAITNISKSIPAKVYDEEDDHPDAPDAYGIAGWMEQDAAVLVYDRYDIWQVDPTGVKAPVNVTAGYGRKNAIRFRMLRLDEEERTFKPDQNRILSAYADTTKYNGFFSVQLPGAKGKVNAPKELVLGPNSYQELTKAKNAAVYTFIKASYVASPDVYAGPQIAAAEKLSSTNPQQAQYNWGTAELYKWTTFSGKPAEGILYKPENFDANKKYPVIFYFYEKLTDGLYNYQAPAPTPSRLNISFFVSRGYLVFAPDITYQDGYPGKSAYDYIVSAAEDLAKKPWTDGKHMGIQGQSWGGYQVAYLVTQTNLFAAAWAGAPVANMTSAYGGIRWESGMNRQFQYEHSQSRIGATLWEKQDLYLQNSPLFSLPKVTTPIAIMANDADGAVPWYQGIEMFTGLRRLGKPVWMLNYNNEAHNLIQRQNRKDISRREQQFFDHFLKGEAAPEWLESGVPATEKGINWGWDLVK, from the coding sequence ATGAGAAAATTTGTATTGGGCACCGTCCTTATGGGGTCTGCCCTTTCCACCTATGCACAGCAACCATCAAAAAAGCCGCTGGACCACAGCGTTTACGACGGCTGGGAATCTGCAGGCACCAAAATCATCAGTAACGACGGCCAATGGGTAGCTTATACCATTAACCCCCAGGAAGGGGATGGACGCCTCGTTCTCCGCGATCGTAAAACCGGGAAAGACCTGGTTATCCCTCGTGGCGCTTTACCGGTGATCACTGAAGATTCTAAATTCCTGGTTGCCAGCATCAAGCCGCCGTTCAAAGAAACACGCGACGCCAAAATCAAAAAGAAAAAGCCGGCAGAAATGCCTAAAGACTCACTGGCAGTGGTCGATCTGGCTACCGGCGACATCAAAAAATTCGCCGATGTAAAGTCATTTAAAACGCCTGCCAAAGGTAGTGGCCTGCTGGCTTTCCTCACCGAAAGCCCTGCTGCCGATACTACGCATGGTAAACATCCTAAACCGGCTAAAAAAGCAGACGATGACCGTGCCGATGACGACAAAGCAGGCGATAAAGCTGCTGAGTCCGGCAGACTGATTATCAGACAGCTGCTCACCGGCGCCCAGGATACTATCAAAAATGCCGGCGCCTACGCCATCAGCAAACCTGGTAACAATATCCTCATCGCCATCAACAGCGATAAAAAAGATAGCCTCTCCCGCACCGGCGTACTGCTCTGGCACAATGCTACCAGGAAAGCAGATACCCTGAGCCGCGGCTATGGCGACTATAAACAATTCTCCTTCGACGAGAAAGGCCTGCAAGCCGCCTATTTTGCTACCCGCGACAGTGCTAAGTCACTGCAGCAGTTCTATGCCCTGTATTACTACAAACCAGGCATGGACAGCGCTGTAATCGCCGTAGATAAAGGCAACAGCGCCATTCCTGCTAAATGGACCATCAGCCAGCATAGCAATATTAATTTCAGCAAAGATGACCAGCGCGTATTTTTCGGCACCGCACCAATACTGCCTCCAAAAGATACCAACATCGTTGACTTTGAAGTAGCCAAGGTAGATATCTGGAATTATAAAGATGATTACCTGCAGCCTATGCAGCTGAAAAATGCAGACAAAGAGCTGAAAAGAAGCTACGCCGCTGTATATTATCCCGCTGCAAAACGCATGGTACAACTGGGCGACAAAGACCTCGAAACCATACTCACTACAGATGAAGGCAACAGCAACTATGCACTGGGCTATACCGACAAAGGTGAACGCGTACAGATGCAATGGTTAGGCCGTACGCTCAAAACTGCTTATCTCGTGAATGTAAACGATGGTAGCAGAAAACTCATCAAAAACAAACTGGATGGCCAATACCACATTTCTTCCAAAGGAAAATATGTCCTCTGGTATGATATGCAGGAACGTAACTGGTGGTCATACAACAACGCTACCGGTGCTATCACCAACATCAGCAAATCAATTCCTGCCAAAGTTTATGATGAGGAAGATGATCATCCGGATGCACCAGATGCCTATGGTATCGCAGGCTGGATGGAACAGGACGCTGCCGTACTGGTATACGATCGCTATGATATCTGGCAGGTAGATCCTACCGGTGTTAAAGCGCCTGTAAACGTTACTGCCGGCTATGGCCGTAAAAACGCGATCCGTTTCCGTATGCTGCGCCTCGATGAAGAAGAACGCACCTTCAAACCGGACCAGAACCGTATCCTCAGCGCCTATGCAGATACGACCAAATACAATGGTTTCTTCTCCGTACAACTCCCTGGTGCAAAAGGAAAAGTTAATGCACCAAAAGAACTGGTGCTGGGACCTAACTCCTACCAGGAACTGACCAAAGCAAAAAATGCAGCGGTATACACCTTCATCAAAGCCAGCTATGTAGCCTCTCCGGATGTTTATGCAGGCCCGCAGATCGCAGCTGCAGAAAAGCTCAGCAGCACCAATCCGCAACAGGCACAATATAACTGGGGTACTGCTGAACTGTACAAATGGACTACCTTCTCCGGTAAACCAGCAGAAGGTATTCTCTATAAACCAGAAAACTTCGACGCAAATAAAAAATACCCGGTTATCTTCTACTTCTATGAGAAGCTGACAGATGGCCTGTATAACTATCAGGCACCGGCGCCTACGCCTTCCCGCCTGAATATCTCCTTCTTTGTGAGTCGCGGATACCTCGTGTTTGCACCTGATATCACTTACCAGGATGGTTATCCGGGTAAAAGTGCCTACGATTATATCGTGAGTGCAGCAGAAGATCTGGCGAAAAAACCATGGACAGACGGTAAACATATGGGTATCCAGGGACAGAGCTGGGGCGGTTACCAGGTAGCGTACCTGGTTACACAAACCAACCTTTTCGCTGCTGCCTGGGCAGGTGCTCCTGTTGCCAATATGACCAGCGCCTACGGTGGTATCCGTTGGGAAAGTGGTATGAACAGACAGTTCCAGTACGAGCATTCTCAAAGCCGTATCGGTGCTACACTGTGGGAAAAACAGGATTTATACCTGCAAAACTCGCCGCTGTTCTCCCTGCCTAAAGTAACTACGCCAATCGCTATCATGGCCAATGATGCGGACGGTGCAGTACCTTGGTACCAGGGTATTGAGATGTTTACCGGCTTACGTCGTTTAGGCAAGCCCGTTTGGATGCTGAACTATAACAACGAAGCACATAACCTCATTCAACGTCAGAACCGTAAGGATATCTCCCGCAGGGAACAACAGTTCTTCGACCATTTCCTGAAAGGGGAAGCTGCGCCTGAATGGCTGGAAAGTGGTGTTCCTGCTACAGAAAAAGGAATCAACTGGGGCTGGGACCTCGTGAAATAA